From one Erinaceus europaeus chromosome 4, mEriEur2.1, whole genome shotgun sequence genomic stretch:
- the TDRD6 gene encoding tudor domain-containing protein 6, with protein sequence MCSTPGLPTPGASLALRVSFVDVRPEVIPVQLWGLVGERREEYVQLSKEIQEVAATRGPWALGGASPSPGELCLVQVGLLWHRCRVVSQHAQESRVFLLDEGRTIMAAAGSLAPGRSEFFHLPSEVLGCVLAGLVPVGCGGAGGGEPQHWPSSAVDFLSNLQGKEVQGLVLDVLLLHRLVLLEIPDLFKQMQELGLARQVPDSLFRSILKRYLSVATASMAPVAPVLPRVLPKQEQPGLDYFYPQLQLGVTEPVVVTQVCHPHRIHCQLRSLSQEIRRLSESMAQVYWSSTGTGDENSTSATWEEKEESPDKPGSPCASCGLDGQWYRALLLEAFRPQRCAQVLHVDYGRKELVSCSSLRYLLPEYFRMPVVTYPCALYGLWDGGRGWSRSQVGDLKALILGQSVNAKIEFYCSFEHVYYVTLYGEDGINLNCVFGVQSCCLADRFLQSPGVEEGEEEEPETALHSQSPAEEVDEEISLPALRSIRLKINAFYDAQVEFVKNPSEFWIRLRKHNGTFSKLMRRMCSFYSSASKLDGIVLRPEPDDLCCVKWKENGYFRAVVTKLGDKSVDVFLVDRGNSENVDWYDVRMLLPQFRRLPVLALRCTLADIWPLGKLWSQDAITFFKKTVLHKELVIHVLDKRDNQYIIEILDESRTGEENISKVIAQAGYAKYQEFETKEDKSAHSPGQVSNHFTKENNKMASAKKVEVEQSAQKDTKATSFSEALTDTTVVTSVSTGLVIQDKESKVFLYSPLLQHFLEVKPDSCKEELEVGSTVEVKVSFVENPGYFWCQLTRNIQGFKTLMYNIQDYCESTPTPYDRTTPACLAKRTASGKWSRALVSGTQSLEHVKVIFVDYGDEEMVSVKNTYSVSEEFLKVKAQAFRCSLYNLIQPTGEDPFVWDEMAIQAFSEFVDNAGANNLELKCTIFALASVHDEEMFAVVDLLTPFQSACHFLVEKRFARLVQLQKPLESSVQLHSYYYCTHDMKIGSEESVYITHVNDPWTFYCQLGRNAHILDQLSRNITQLSKVLLNLKTPSLVPGPLCLARYTDGNWYRGIIIEKESNKVFFVDFGNTYVVKNEDLLPIPSDAYDVLLLPMQGVKCSLSDIPDHIPEEVTTWFQETVLDKSLKALVVAKDPDGRLIIELYDGSAQINANINEKLGPLGYKGGTRRKKIKPLLPTTEILEIKKENVKSPTEYLSKSKENKSCSAETVGASYSPKISLACKELKLLQSSTKTSITTQCQDSVGNKSNQLSLLTTEKKESFAEMSLKTSNLEATVSEIKAEDSYNKDLPLKFSDFPQKTIAPGFKTTVYISHINDLLDFYVQLIEDEAEINNLSERLNDTRSKPEHYTGPPLQKGDIVCAVFPEDNLWYRAMVKEQQVNDLLSVQFIDYGNVSVLSTNKIGKLDQINALIPGLCIHCSLRGVCVPEILNSKEIMHYFSRRTNEIQIRCEFVKFLDRWEVILEDEHGIIAEDMISRYAFSEKAQMEIPTQVTPGVCSKSINKTDLDISAFLNWYNPEIKMIRAYATVIDGPEYFWCQFADTEKLQSLEVKVQIAGDQVADLRSCLLCPHIGDPCIVKYREDGHYYRALITNICEDDLVSVRLVDFGNVEDCVDKKALWNIPSELLVVPMQAFPCCLSEFNVSEGICPQEGNDYFYEIVTEDVLEITILEVKRDICGIPLAVVDLKSKGESINEKMKKYSKIGKSDLLYEKSSTEIKGTLDSPTADVALKKLSSIAVQEKIPYVEPETHDPSEFIKSDLNIIETKPSLFYNSDTTNIFEAFQDACTDKIGTAVLEGKLECQLVDKTKFDDKYLITEFNTLLPHASETKEIIELNSLEVPLSPDDESKEFLELESIELQHSLDGDDEKEELGLVPLIVPLPQGCDTEATLQPFAVQLPLSCEDEKQPEIESPTSHLCLDDKISPLSLRIGQEVQEPVCVEDTRKSCVECSDDQQRLPTQLYGKNCDPKKQKDMSIYKEEFIEYKIRDAVSPLTALFTEEESKDGQKPNSALPGHVSAQPENTYTLKGFTIGSKCVVWSSLRNTWSKCEILEVAEEGTKVLHLSDGTEEVVNPENVWNGIPKLDKSSSEAILQTVGKDLSFTSPDDTTFKVSEKGSGGNIDLTMDS encoded by the exons ATGTGCTCGACGCCGGGGCTGCCGACGCCCGGGGCCTCGCTGGCTCTGCGGGTGTCCTTCGTGGACGTGCGCCCCGAGGTGATCCCAGTGCAGCTGTGGGGGCTGGTGGGCGAGCGGCGGGAAGAGTATGTGCAGCTGAGCAAGGAAATCCAGGAAGTGGCGGCCACGCGCGGCCCTTGGGCGCTGGGGGGCGCCTCGCCCTCGCCAGGGGAGCTGTGCCTGGTGCAGGTGGGACTCCTGTGGCACCGCTGCCGCGTGGTCAGCCAGCATGCTCAGGAAAGCCGCGTCTTCCTCCTCGACGAGGGCCGCACCATCATGGCTGCTGCAGGCTCCCTGGCGCCCGGGCGCAGTGAGTTCTTCCACCTGCCCTCAGAGGTGCTGGGCTGCGTGCTCGCCGGCCTGGTGCCCGTGGGCTGCGGCGGTGCAGGAGGGGGCGAGCCCCAGCACTGGCCTTCCAGTGCCGTGGACTTCCTCAGCAACCTGCAGGGCAAGGAGGTGCAAGGGCTCGTCTTGGATGTGCTGCTTCTGCATCGCCTGGTTCTTCTGGAGATACCAGATCTGTTTAAACAGATGCAGGAGCTTGGCCTGGCCAGGCAGGTGCCTGACAGCCTCTTCCGTTCGATACTCAAGCGCTACCTTTCTGTGGCCACTGCTAGCATGGCGCCCGTGGCTCCAGTTCTCCCACGAGTCCTGCCCAAGCAGGAACAGCCAGGCCTGGACTACTTCTATCCCCAGCTGCAGCTGGGTGTGACAGAGCCTGTAGTGGTAACACAAGTGTGCCATCCCCACCGCATTCATTGCCAACTCCGGAGCCTCTCTCAGGAGATTCGCCGCCTCTCGGAGAGCATGGCCCAGGTATACTGGAGCTCCACAGGGACTGGGGATGAAAACTCTACCAGTGCCAcctgggaggagaaggaagagagtccAGACAAGCCTGGCTCTCCCTGTGCATCCTGTGGTTTGGATGGACAGTGGTACAGGGCTCTCTTACTTGAGGCTTTTCGACCCCAACGCTGTGCCCAGGTGCTTCATGTAGACTATGGAAGGAAGGAATTAGTGAGTTGTAGTAGCCTTCGCTACTTGCTGCCTGAATATTTTCGAATGCCTGTGGTGACatacccttgtgctttgtatggACTCTGGGATGGTGGGAGAGGCTGGTCTCGGTCACAGGTTGGTGACCTGAAGGCACTAATACTGGGTCAATCAGTGAATGCAAAGATTGAATTTTACTGTTCTTTTGAGCATGTATATTATGTTACCCTGTATGGAGAAGATGGAATTAATCTTAACTGTGTATTTGGAGTACAGTCCTGTTGTTTGGCTGACCGTTTCCTTCAGAGCCCAGgagtagaggagggagaggaagaagaaccaGAAACAGCTCTTCACTCTCAGTCTCCTGCTGAAGAAGTGGATGAAGAGATTTCACTTCCAGCCTTAAGATCAATCAGGTTAAAGATAAATGCCTTCTATGATGCCCAGGTAGAGTTTGTTAAAAATCCTTCCGAGTTTTGGATTAGGTTGAGGAAGCACAATGGCACCTTCAGCAAACTGATGAGAAGAATGTGCAGTTTCTATTCTTCTGCAAGTAAGCTGGATGGTATAGTTCTCAGGCCTGAACCTGATGACCTTTGTTGTGTGAAGTGGAAAGAAAATGGCTATTTCCGGGCTGTTGTCACAAAATTAGGTGATAAGAGTGTGGATGTGTTCTTAGTTGACCGAGGCAATTCAGAAAATGTGGACTGGTATGATGTGAGGATGCTGCTTCCACAGTTTCGACGGCTACCAGTATTGGCTCTGAGGTGCACCCTGGCCGACATTTGGCCTTTGGGGAAGCTTTGGAGCCAGGACGcaattaccttttttaaaaagactgtgcTCCACAAAGAATTAGTTATCCATGTCCTTGATAAACGGGATAATCAGTATATCATTGAAATTCTTGATGAGTCAAGAACAGGAGAAGAGAACATTAGTAAGGTAATTGCTCAAGCTGGATATGCCAAGTATCAAGAATTTGAAACAAAGGAAGATAAGAGTGCTCACTCTCCTGGGCAGGTTTcaaatcattttaccaaagagaaTAATAAAATGGCGTCTGCCAAGAAGGTGGAAGTAGAACAGAGTGCCCAGAAAGATACTAAAGCTACTTCTTTTTCAGAAGCTTTGACTGACACAACAGTTGTCACAAGTGTTTCTACTGGACTAGTTATACAGGACAAAGAGAGCAAAGTATTTCTCTATTCTCCTCTCTTACAGCATTTCTTAGAGGTTAAGCCAGATTCTTGTAAAGAAGAACTAGAAGTTGGAAGTACAGTAGAAGTCAAAGTGTCTTTTGTTGAAAATCCTGGCTATTTCTGGTGCCAACTGACCAGAAACATTCAAGGGTTTAAAACTCTCATGTATAATATTCAGGACTACTGTGAGAGTACACCTACTCCTTATGACAGAACCACTCCTGCCTGTCTGGCAAAACGAACAGCAAGTGGAAAATGGTCCAGAGCTCTGGTTAGTGGAACACAGTCATTGGAACATGTCAAAGTAATATTTGTAGATTATGGAGATGAAGAAATGGTTTCTGTGAAAAATACGTACTCAGTTAGTGAAGAGTTCCTGAAGGTGAAGGCTCAGGCTTTTAGGTGTAGTCTTTATAATTTAATTCAACCAACTGGTGAAGATCCTTTTGTTTGGGATGAAATGGCAATACAAGCTTTTAGTGAATTTGTAGATAATGCTGGGGCAAACAATCTAGAATTAAAATGCACAATCTTTGCTTTAGCGTCAGTACATGATGAAGAAATGTTTGCTGTTGTGGATTTGCTAACACCCTTTCAGAGTGCGTGCCATTTTTTGGTGGAAAAGAGATTTGCTAGACTAGTACAACTTCAGAAACCTCTGGAGTCCTCTGTTCAGTTACATTCCTACTACTATTGTACACATGATATGAAAATTGGAAGTGAGGAATCAGTGTATATAACACATGTTAATGACCCCTGGACATTTTATTGCCAGCTGGGAAGAAATGCACATATTTTAGACCAGTTGTCTCGTAACATTACACAGTTAAGTAAAGTTTTGCTTAATTTGAAGACACCTTCCTTGGTTCCTGGGCCTTTGTGCCTTGCCAGGTATACTGATGGAAACTGGTACAGAGGGATAATAATAGAGAAAGAATCAAATAAAGTCTTCTTTGTTGATTTTGGGAACACTTATGTAGTGAAAAATGAGGATCTCCTTCCAATCCCTAGTGATGCATATGATGTTTTACTTTTGCCTATGCAAGGTGTTAAATGTTCATTATCTGACATTCCTGATCATATACCAGAAGAAGTTACAACTTGGTTTCAGGAAACTGTTTTAGATAAGTCATTGAAGGCTTTGGTTGTAGCAAAAGATCCAGATGGAAGACTGATTATAGAACTATATGATGGCAGTGCTCAAATTAATGCTAATATTAATGAGAAGTTAGGGCCACTTGGTTACAAAGGTGggaccagaagaaaaaaaattaaaccactgCTGCCTACAACTGAAATTcttgaaattaaaaaggaaaatgtgaaGTCACCTACAGAGTATTTAAGtaaatcaaaagaaaacaaatcatgTAGTGCAGAGACTGTGGGAGCATCATATAGCCCTAAAATCAGCTTAGCATGTAAGGAACTCAAACTTTTACAGAGTTCAACGAAGACAAGCATCACTACTCAATGTCAGGACTCTGTGGGAAATAAAAGTAATCAATTATCTCTgctaacaacagaaaaaaaggaaagttttgCTGAAATGTCTTTGAAAACCTCAAATCTAGAAGCCACTGTCTCAGAGATAAAAGCAGAAGATTCATATAACAAAGATCTGCCTTTAAAATTTTCTGATTTCCCTCAGAAAACTATAGCCCCTGGCTTTAAAACAACTGTATACATTTCTCACATAAATGACCTCTTAGACTTTTATGTTCAACTAATAGAAGATGAAGCTGAAATTAATAATCTTTCAGAGAGATTAAATGACACTCGGTCAAAGCCTGAACATTATACAGGTCCACCATTGCAAAAAGGTGATATAGTATGTGCCGTTTTTCCAGAAGATAATTTATGGTATCGTGCTATGGTTAAGGAACAACAAGTGAATGATCTTCTCTCTGTACAGTTTATAGATTATGGTAATGTTTCTGTGCTTAGTACTAACAAGATAGGTAAACTTGACCAAATTAATGCACTGATACCAGGACTGTGTATTCACTGTTCCCTAAGAGGGGTTTGTGTTCCTGAGATTTTAAACTCTAAGGAAATTATGCATTACTTTTCCCGAAGGACAAATGAGATTCAAATAAGATGTGAATTTGTTAAATTTTTAGACAGATGGGAGGTTATTCTTGAAGATGAACATGGGATCATAGCAGAGGACATGATTAGCAGGTATGCTTTCAGTGAAAAAGCTCAAATGGAAATTCCTACCCAAGTAACTCCAGGTGTTTGTTCAAAGTCTATCAACAAAACAGACCTTGATATTTCAGCATTTCTTAACTGGTATAATCCAGAAATTAAGATGATAAGAGCTTATGCCACTGTGATAGATGGACCTGAATATTTTTGGTGTCAGTTTGCTGATACTGAGAAACTTCAGTCTTTAGAAGTCAAAGTACAGATTGCTGGAGACCAAGTAGCAGATTTGCGAAGTTGCCTCTTGTGTCCTCATATTGGAGATCCATGCATAGTTAAATATAGAGAAGATGGGCATTATTATAGGGCACTTATCACGAACATCTGTGAAGATGATCTTGTATCTGTCAGGCTTGTAGACTTCGGGAATGTTGAAGACTGTGTGGACAAAAAAGCACTCTGGAACATTCCTTCTGAACTTTTGGTGGTTCCTATGCAAGCCTTCCCATGTTGCCTCTCAGAGTTTAATGTATCAGAAGGCATATGCCCTCAAGAGGGAAATGACTATTTTTATGAAATTGTAACTGAAGATGTGTTGGAAATAACAATATTAGAGGTCAAAAGAGATATTTGTGGTATCCCTTTAGCAGTGGTTGACTTAAAAAGTAAAGGTGAAAGCATTaatgagaaaatgaagaaatattcTAAGATTGGTAAGAGTGATCTGCTCTATGAGAAAAGTAGCACAGAAATAAAGGGAACTCTTGATTCCCCCACTGCTGATGTTGCACTGAAGAAGTTAAGTAGTATAGCTGTACAGGAGAAAATACCATATGTGGAACCAGAGACACATGATCCTTCTGAATTTATTAAAAGTGACTTAAACATTATTGAAACCAAACCAAGTCTATTTTATAACTCTGATACTACCAACATTTTCGAAGCTTTTCAAGATGCATGCACAGATAAAATTGGTACTGCGGTACTGGAAGGTAAATTAGAGTGCCAGTTGGTTGACAAGACAAAGTTTGATGATAAATATCTAATTACAGAATTTAACACACTGTTGCCACATGCTAGTGAAACAAAAGAGATAATAGAATTAAATTCACTGGAGGTGCCACTTTCTCCTGATGATGAATCAAAGGAGTTCTTGGAACTAGAATCTATCGAGTTACAACATTCTCTGGATGGAGATGATGAGAAAGAAGAGCTAGGCTTGGTGCCACTTATTGTGCCTCTTCCCCAAGGTTGTGACACAGAAGCGACTTTGCAGCCATTTGCAGTACAGCTTCCCCTAAGTTGTGAAGatgaaaaacagccagaaatagaatctCCTACATCCCACTTGTGTCTCGATGACAAAATAAGCCCTTTGTCTTTAAGAATTGGTCAGGAAGTCCAAGAACCCGTATGTGTTGAGGACACAAGAAAGTCTTGTGTGGAATGTTCTGATGATCAGCAGAGGTTACCAACCCAACTCTATGGAAAGAATTGTGATCCCAAAAAACAGAAAGATATGAGTATATATAAAGAAGAATTTATAGAATATAAAATCAGAGATGCAGTTTCACCGCTCACTGCTTTGTTCACTGAAGAAGAATCTAAAGATGGACAGAAACCCAACAGTGCCTTACCGGGTCATGTCTCAG CTCAACCAGAGAATACCTACACCCTAAAGGGATTTACTATTGGATCCAAATGTGTTGTGTGGTCAAGTCTAAGAAATACATGGTCTAAATGTGAGATTTTGGAAGTAGCTGAAGAAGGCACAAAG GTTTTGCACCTCTCAGATGGGACAGAAGAGGTAGTGAATCCTGAGAATGTCTGGAATGGCATACCCAAATTGGATAAGAGCTCATCTGAG GCTATACTCCAAACAGTGGGAAAGGATCTTTCCTTCACATCACCTGATGATACTACATTCAAAG TTTCAGAAAAGGGATCTGGAGGCAATATAGATTTAACTATGGATTCATAG